A single region of the Etheostoma spectabile isolate EspeVRDwgs_2016 unplaced genomic scaffold, UIUC_Espe_1.0 scaffold00569941, whole genome shotgun sequence genome encodes:
- the LOC116685535 gene encoding uncharacterized protein LOC116685535 has translation MELVILLCAVSLLHSCEAQEPRAETPVFVKKGEDVFLNVTIANVNDTDLVFWRFNKTVNLVRFDAAAKPTIFSGYSGRIEVLEKYSVKLKNLQEADSEVYTAVLSGTTEKQITGYKITVQDPVSPVILSVDSVSSSSVWCNLTVSCRAQDSHINSTFRCDTHTCSQEGGERPQVTPSASALHVYLSNDSIICNHSNQVSWTKDMKTIKLSANMMVELRDKPQTADNNVQCG, from the exons AGCCCAGAGCTGAGACTCCTGTGTTTGTGAAGAAGGGAGAGGACGTGTTTCTGAATGTCACAATAGCTAATGTTAATGATACAGATTTAGTTTTCTGGAGATTCAATAAAACTGTTAATTTAGTACGATTTGATGCTGCTGCAAAACCAACAATCTTTAGTGGTTACTCTGGAAGGATTGAGGTCCTTGAGAAATACTCAGTGAAATTGAAGAATCTACAAGAGGCAGACAGTGAAGTTTATACTGCAGTGCTGTCTgggacaacagaaaaacaaataactgGATACAAGATCACAGTCCAAG ATCCAGTGTCTCCAGTTATTCTGTCAGTGGACTCTGTGTCCAGCAGCTCAGTCTGGTGTAACCTGACAGTGAGCTGCAGAGCACAGGACTCTCACATTAACAGCACCTTTAGATGTGACACCCACACCTGCAgtcaggagggaggagagagaccaCAGGTCACACCCTCTGCTTCTGCTCTCCATGTCTACCTGTCCAATGACTCCATCATCTGTAACCATAGCAACCAGGTCAGCTGGACAAAGGacatgaaaacaattaaactctCTGCCAACATGATGGTAGAACTGAGAGACAAACCACAAACAGCTGATAATAATGTACAGTGTGGTTAG